In Elephas maximus indicus isolate mEleMax1 chromosome 15, mEleMax1 primary haplotype, whole genome shotgun sequence, the following are encoded in one genomic region:
- the DCSTAMP gene encoding dendritic cell-specific transmembrane protein has translation MGVWTLGTNIFLSLWEIYLSPRSPGWMNLIQHLGVCCFVAFISAIFLSVAFYWLLSSFMVFSTSWITMCVLLCCSKHARCFILLFFLSCGLREGRNALIAAGTGIVIFGHVENIFHNFKGLLDSMTCNLRAKSFSIHYPLLKRYVEAIRWIYGLTPSLNLFENIVSWKHTLVVLLSSPSEAVKAQLNDSRGEVLSVMHHMVTTAEVLSSLGQRLFAIAGLVLVILGTGLFMKRFLGPHGSKFENIYITRRFVRFDERERLQQRPCVLPLSKKEQKTYVVIPSFCLTSKERKDLGLFFLPILTHLYIWLLFAAVDYLLYRLIFSLSKHFQSLPELKVHLKLHTEVGAPGEQRVINDSSFHVSLFESSCIPKPKLLLSKTWVPLIIILVILVVLGLLSSTLMQIKILVSTSFYPSVEKERIQYLHAKLLKKRSEQLPGEVKMKLSLYLTKIHFWLPVLKMMKKKQMNIP, from the exons ATGGGTGTCTGGACATTAGGCACCAATATCTTCCTAAGTCTATGGGAGATCTACttgtctccaaggagccctggatgGATGAACCTCATTCAGCACTTGGGAGTTTGCTGTTTTGTTGCTTTCATTTCAGCGATCTTCCTCTCTGTGGCCTTCTACTGGCTTTTGTCTTCGTTCATGGTGTTCTCCACCTCCTGGATTACCATGTGTGTCCTGCTCTGTTGCTCCAAGCATGCACGATGCTtcattcttctcttctttctctcttgtggCCTGCGTGAAGGCAGGAATGCTTTAATTGCAGCCGGCACAGGGATAGTGATATTTGGGcatgtggaaaatatttttcACAACTTTAAAGGTCTCCTAGACAGTATGACTTGCAACCTAAGGGCAAAGAGCTTTTCCATACATTACCCACTTttgaaaagatatgttgaagcaaTTCGGTGGATTTATGGCCTTACCCCTTCATTAAACCTGTTTGAAAACATTGTTTCTTGGAAGCACACTCTGGTGGTCTTGCTTTCCAGTCCCAGTGAAGCGGTGAAGGCGCAGCTAAATGACTCCAGAGGCGAAGTCCTGAGTGTGATGCATCATATGGTGACCACAGCAGAGGTGCTGTCTTCCCTCGGTCAGAGGTTGTTTGCCATCGCGGGGCTCGTGTTGGTCATACTAGGCACTGGCCTCTTCATGAAGCGGTTCTTGGGCCCTCATGGTTCGAAGTTTGAGAACATCTACATCACCAGACGATTTGTTCGGTTTGACGAAAGGGAGAGGCTCCAACAGAGGCCCTGTGTCCTCCCTCTGAGTAAGAAGGAACAGAAGACGTATGTTGTCATCCCATCCTTCTGTCTGACTTCTAAGGAAAGGAAAGACCTAGGGCTGTTTTTCCTCCCCATACTTACCCATCTTTACATCTGGCTGCTGTTTGCAGCCGTCGATTATCTGCTGTATCGGCTCATTTTCTCCTTGAGCAAACACTTCCAAAGCCTGCCGGAACTTAAGGTTCACTTGAAACTGCACACAGAGGTAGGCGCCCCCGGG gAGCAAAGGGTTATCAATGATTCTTCCTTTCACGTATCTCTGTTTGAATCCAGTTGCATCCCTAAACCAAAGCTCCTTCTGTCTAAGACCTGGGTTCCTCTCATCATTATTCTTGTGATACTGGTTGTGCTGGGACTGTTGTCTTCCACCCTGATGCAAATTAAAATCCTGGTGTCAACATCCTTCTACCCAAGTGTGGAGAAGGAGCGCATCCAATACCTACATGCAAAGTTACTGAAGAAAAGATCAGAGCAGCTACCAGGAGAAGTCAAAATGAAGCTGAGTCTGTATCTAACAAAG ATTCACTTCTGGCTTCCAGTCCTGAAAATgatgaagaagaaacaaatgaacatCCCCTGA